A region from the Mercenaria mercenaria strain notata chromosome 7, MADL_Memer_1, whole genome shotgun sequence genome encodes:
- the LOC128558407 gene encoding uncharacterized protein LOC128558407, with amino-acid sequence MDAVHSNVPMNVDDMRTIEKVFAHMDLDTKMSMNLIQISNTSRILNYVNESEFKILQEKYRTSDDGSAKNRLLQFNRFLWDIAGKLSFEQFVCVLHVSGYQNMCTILNGQRIKVRQDLEQCLKNPYRNIPTTVPKRALPYAECISMFYTGVKVQVDNNAFPNGNRLALESGISFHDQQLSTCSNSGERQLLLDKRVTLYFLLAQQYADCNERTNILKRLHDSMPHGISVDRTTFDVIYHSYKAVNWANKGNEKIASEHMAIARQASSSCLPCLPVLVSATGEHYMHSESYLHSKLTDHFQNASADYENALALVNEATEEEKNVWKYAIILKRVHLLFGIKKTFNVNDTEIRPDENSIKEARSILHSVHQFNSLKKRQRTHLYFCMARLEDLIGNKHSAVEYIKKCLAENGLFDIAEERNVTDYLKTVTKTISGAYVIY; translated from the coding sequence ATGGATGCCGTTCATTCAAATGTTCCTATGAATGTTGATGATATGAGAACAATAGAAAAAGTATTTGCTCATATGGATTTAGATACAAAAATGAGCATGAACCTTATCCAAATATCAAACACCTCGAGAATACTGAACTATGTCAATGAAAGCGAGTTCAAAATACTTCAAGAGAAATATCGGACATCCGATGATGGATCTGCAAAAAACCGACTGTTACAATTTAACAGATTTCTTTGGGATATAGCGGGTAAACTTTCATTTGAGCAGTTTGTATGCGTGTTACATGTTTCAGGATATCAGAACATGTGCACCATTCTCAATGGACAGAGAATAAAAGTAAGACAAGACTTAGAGCAATGTCTGAAGAATCCATACAGAAATATTCCAACGACAGTCCCAAAACGTGCACTGCCTTATGCTGAATGTATAAGCATGTTTTACACTGGAGTGAAAGTACAGGTCGACAATAATGCTTTTCCAAATGGTAATCGTTTGGCACTAGAATCAGGAATTTCTTTTCATGATCAGCAgttaagtacatgtagtaattcTGGAGAAAGACAGCTCCTGCTCGACAAACGTGTGACTTTGTATTTTCTTTTGGCGCAGCAATATGCTGACTGCAACGAACGAACCAACATCTTAAAACGTCTGCATGATTCTATGCCTCACGGAATAAGTGTTGACAGAACAACCTTCGATGTGATTTATCACTCATACAAGGCAGTAAACTGGGCAAATAAAGGGAATGAAAAAATAGCATCAGAACATATGGCTATCGCAAGACAAGCTAGTTCTTCATGTTTACCTTGCTTGCCAGTGCTTGTTTCTGCAACAGGTGAACATTACATGCACAGCGAATCTTATTTGCATTCAAAATTGACTGATCATTTTCAGAATGCATCAGCGGACTATGAAAATGCTTTAGCACTTGTAAATGAAGCCACGGAAGAAGAGAAAAACGTTTGGAAATATGCTATTATATTGAAAAGGGTTCACTTACTATTCGGCATAAAAAAGACTTTTAATGTCAATGATACTGAAATTCGGCCTGATGAAAATAGTATTAAGGAAGCAAGGAGCATATTGCATAGTGTACATCAATTTAACTCGCTTAAAAAGCGCCAAAGAACGCACCTGTATTTCTGCATGGCAAGACTGGAAGATTTGATAGGGAATAAACATTCCGCAGTGGAATATATTAAGAAATGtttggctgaaaacggtttgtTTGATATTGCTGAAGAAAGAAATGTCACTGACTATTTAAAGACTGTGACTAAAACCATATCTGGAGCGTATGTGATATATTAG